A segment of the uncultured Desulfobulbus sp. genome:
GATATTAAAGGGAAAGGAAGTTCAAAAAAATGAACTTCGGGGGAAAGGAAGGAAATTCGAAATTTTTAATGATGCGGAAGAATGGCTTGATGAACAAATCAGGGAAAATCCGAATCGCAAAGCATGGTTTGAGCTTCATTTTTTAGATTCGTTTCCAGGATTTAAGGAATGGAGAGAAAAACGTGATGCGGCCTTACTTGAAGGTACAGGTTTCAAAAAACAGGCTAATGGGGGGGGAGGGATATGAAAATTTTTGAGAGGCGAGATTGCCTGGAGACGAGGCAATATAATACGGGGTGTATTTAGGGAATATGAATGGATCGAGGTTTAGAGATCTTCTATTTTGAGTGGTTCAAACACAGGTGCAGATTAATTGGAAGTATACGTAACAAAACCTGTTTTCTCTATTTATATTAGGCAATTGCCTGATATTAGTTTCTCTTTTGGCTCCCGAGAAGTCAAGCATTTTCCGAGAGGGAGCCACGCCAAGGGCCGGGTGCGAGAATGGGCCCCTACTTATTGCTCGTCGGAGCACCCGGCCCTTGGCGTGGCGGGTTAATTCTCCGCATTCTCTGCGGGTGTGCTTTTGCTTTTTTCTATTATTCTGTCAACGGCCCTATAATAATCACGCTGTGCTTTCATATTGGAAAGATGACAATACCTCATGGTCGTTTTGATTCTTGTATGGCCGAGCAAATATTGAATGGTGACCAAATCTGCATCAGCATTGAGGAGTTGGGTTGCCATGGTATGCCGCAATTGGTGGCAGGAAACGGCTATCCCACTTTTCTTTGAATAGTACTCAATTCGTTTTTGGATGCCTCGAACCGATATGGGCTTTCCTTTAAGGGGGCCTTTCTCAACTAAAAAGACTTTCTGTTCATTCGTGTGAAACCTTATCCGCAAATACGCTGCCAGTGCGTCTGTGGCATCGTTGCTGATAAAAACGACCCTGTCCTTACCTCCTTTACCCGATTTGACCAGGATCCGGTTTCGTTGATAATCAATGGCATCGAGTGTGAGATCTGCCACCTCTTCAACTCTAAGGCCACAACGTAACATAAGCATAAATATTGCCTGATCCCGACTTCTGGTGACCACCTCAAAAAATCGCGGAATATCAACGTCCCTCAAATGCCGGGGTAACGGCTTGGCAACCCGTAGCAATAAACCTTTACCAACTGGATTATCCACCTTTATCTCTCCTTCGTCCTTCAGGAATTCGTAAAACATCCTGATAACGACAAGGTGTCCATTGATAGTCTGGGCAGAAATTTGATGTTGTAGTAGAAAATCGATATACCATTTTACATTCTCCCGTCTTGCT
Coding sequences within it:
- a CDS encoding helix-turn-helix domain-containing protein; its protein translation is MPRKKLHKMNSYSFAECWERILQKTSIENYAQLAEIIGISKSNITKRKDENLFPVEWAFLVAENFGLTTEWILKGKEVQKNELRGKGRKFEIFNDAEEWLDEQIRENPNRKAWFELHFLDSFPGFKEWREKRDAALLEGTGFKKQANGGGGI
- a CDS encoding tyrosine-type recombinase/integrase, producing MHLTESVLNYRRYLKRKNYSPHTVKNYLHRLQRFFAWLPVPLEAARRENVKWYIDFLLQHQISAQTINGHLVVIRMFYEFLKDEGEIKVDNPVGKGLLLRVAKPLPRHLRDVDIPRFFEVVTRSRDQAIFMLMLRCGLRVEEVADLTLDAIDYQRNRILVKSGKGGKDRVVFISNDATDALAAYLRIRFHTNEQKVFLVEKGPLKGKPISVRGIQKRIEYYSKKSGIAVSCHQLRHTMATQLLNADADLVTIQYLLGHTRIKTTMRYCHLSNMKAQRDYYRAVDRIIEKSKSTPAENAEN